ATTAAGCTCGGTCGCGGAGGCAAATTCATGTCTTGCGAGACTTTCCCAGATTGTAAAGGTATGCGGACGATACTCGGAGAAATCATAGAGGAAGCCAAACCTATTGGGGTGGACCCAACAACAGATTTGCCTATATATGTCATGGACGGCAGGTTTGGGCCATATGTACAGTTGGGTGAGAAAGGAAAAAAGGAAAAAGGAAAGAAGGAAAAATTAAGAATGGCCAGTATTCCGAAAGAGAAGAATCCTCATGAGGTAACAGTGGAAGAAGCTTTACATTACCTCTCTCTCCCCCGCTTACTCGGTAATCACCCCGAAACTGGCAAACCAATCTCAGCCAATATTGGGCGCTTCGGCCCATATGTCGTACATGAGAAAGATTTTAGATCTCTAAAAGAAGACGACGTTTATAAAGTCACATTTGAACGAGCTCTAGAAATATTCTCTGAACCCAAAAAATTCCGCCGTGGTAGATTTGCAAAGAAGGAAGAAAGTTAGCTTCCTCTACTATAAAGAGAAATTTTTGACGGAGTAAATATCTTGATCTTCCTTGCCCAGCGAAGCTCGACCACCAGGAGATGCGGCGTTGGGTATTAGAGTGTTATCGTCTTTCTTTATATCTTCAGGAGTCCTGTCATCCTCGGCCGTCGTAGCTATTTCAATTTTATCTACCTCCTCCTCTTTTTTGGGTTCTATATTCTGACTTTCAACTTTATGAACTTTTGACTTCTCACTCTCCTCATATCTCTCCATCATCTCATTCCTGCTACTAGCCTTTTTATTTTTTAGGAGTTCGAATATTGCATTAAGGTCGTCGTATGAAAAGAAGTCGATCATCAGCTTACCCCCCGTTTTTTTCCTTTCTATCTGCACACGGGTACCTAGACTTTCAGAAAACTTTTCTTCAAATTCGAAAACGACCGGATCCATTTCTGGAGTAATAACACGAGCTCTTTCCACAGCGATTTTGCGAGCGATAAGCTCGGCTTCGCGCACTGATATTTTTTTGTAAAGTACTTCTTTGAACAGAACTGATTGTTCCTGTGGCCTGTCCGAGAGCATGAGGAGTGGTCTAGTATGGCCTTCGGTAATCTTTCCTTCTGAAACAGCATTTTGTATTTCTTCCGGAAGGGAAAGTAGGCGTAAGGTATTCGATACGTATTCTCTACTCTTGCCTATTTTCTGAGCGATAGTGATGTGTTTGAAACCAAATTCGTCCACTAGTTTTTTGAAAGCTCTGGCGCGTTCGACTGCGTTCAAATCTTCTCTTTGCACATTTTCGATGATAGCAAGCTCGAGTTTCATCAGGTCGTTTTCCTCCCCTGCTCGTATGAGTACTGGCACCTCTCTTAGGCCTGCGAGCCTCGATGCTCGTAGGCGCCTCTCTCCTGCGATCAATTCATATTCTACTTTAAGACCGTCCTCTCGAAAGTTTTCTTTGCGGGTGACTACAAGTGCTTGGAGTACACCATATTGTTTTATCGAATCAGCCAGGGCCTGCAGAGCCACTGGGTCAAATTCTTTCCTTGGCTGGTATGGGTTTGGTTTTATTTTATCCACCTCGACCCAAAATATAGAATCATTATAAAACTGTGACATAAATAATTTGTGTAATTATAGAAAAATTATAGCAGAATAATTTGAAAAATGGTAAAGTCTAAAGTAAGTCCGCTGTTGCTCGAGCTATGGCGGGACAAAGCCGGAGTGGCGGAATGGTAGACGCGCACGACTCAAAATCGTGTATCGCAAGGTGTGAGAGTTCAAGTCTCTCCTCCGGCACTTGACAAACACTACGTAACCTGCTATACTGTGAGCAGGAGGCCTAGTATAAAAGATCCCAACTAACACCGGCTCCCACAGTAACTTCCATTTTTTCCTCATCAAAATAAGTATTTTGGATATTACTCAAGCTAATTTGGACTCCATTGGTAATGGTTTGTCCGTTAGTAGAATGTCCTGTATTTCTGATTTTTACAGCAATATCACGATCGTGATAGCCCTTTAGTATTTTGGCAAGTTCTTCTATATTCGTGGGTGATTCAGTGATTTTGGGTACACCGCGATATATTCCACCAAAATCACTTTGATCAAAATCGTGAGGAGAAAAATTCCCACTAGTTTTATACGGTTGGTCGGGCTCAGTGGTCATATTTTCATAATGAATTTACAATTATAATCATAAGTATATACTAATCTTTTTCAAGATAAACTTCTATGCAAAAAATACTAGTGATTCTCGGCCCCACGGCATCGGGCAAAAGTGAGGTGGCTGTCGAGTTGGCCAAACAATTTAATGGAGAAATTGTTTCGGCTGATTCGAGGCAGGTGTATAAGGGGCTGGATATTGGTACCGGCAAAATTACCAAGAAAGAGATGCAGGGTGTCCCCCACTACTTACTTGATGTTGTGAGCCTTAAAAAACAGTTTTCTGTTTCTGATTATAAAAAACTGGCAGATAAAGCAATAGACAAAATTTTAAAGAAAAACAAGCTTCCTATTATTTGCGGCGGCACAGGGCTTTATATAGATGCTCTACTTGGCAAAATTAATATCCCTGAGGTACCACCCAACCCCAAACTACGCAAACAACTTGAAAGCAAACCTGTAGCAGAACTATTCAATATCTTGAGAAACTTAGACCCAGAGAGAGCTGGGAATATCGATGCTAAAAATCCTAGAAGACTTATTCGAGCGATAGAAATAGCATTAGCTGGCCCCCACTCTACATCTCCCTCTGGTCGAGTTTCGCGGGGCAACACATTGAAATACAATGTGTTGAAAATTGGGATCAAAATAGAAGAGAAGAATTTAAAAGAAAAGATAAATAAGAGGATCGGGGGGTGGATGAAAAAGGGTTTAGTAAAAGAAGTTCAAAATTTGCATAAAGGAGGTCTTTCCTGGAAACGGATGGAAGAAATTGGATTGGAGTATCGTCTTGTCGCTCTATATTTACAAAATAAAATCACCAAAGAAAAATTAATAGATAGGATACAGATAGAGACTTGGCAGTATGCTAAGAGGCAGATGACCTGGTTTAAAAGGACTGTCCGTCAAGGAGGCGGGGACAAAAAAATAATCTGGCTTCCACCTAATATCTCAAAGATGAAATCTGAAGTTAAAAAATTTATAAAATAGATGCTCCGGCTTTTCAGCCGGAGCGAGGGGTTTTGCCTTGAACTGGGAGCGGGTTCTAGGCGAACAGTGGTTCTTGAATTTCCGTAGGTACTGCTTTCCAGATTCTTGCAAACTGTTGGTTACTGGTCAGCAGTGCGAGTCCCTCGGCCTCTTTCAGCGTGATCTGGTCGAGCCTACAAGCGAGGCAAAATAGTATCGCCTCACAAGTTTCTCGAGGACCACCCGCAAGAGAGAAAATGAATCCTCTTGTGCGGATCGCACTGGCTACTTCTTTCTGTGGATTACCCGTTAGACAGAGGAAACTCGTGTCCTGTCCAGGGTTTGCAGCAAGCTGGGCCGCTTCTTCAGCGACTGCTCCAGATAGAGCGGCTACCTTGTTCGAATGTATTTCTCCAGTGATGGTTGTGAATAAGGCTACTCCATTTACTGGATTTGCTACCATGAAAAAACCGCCCCGAATCCGTTCCATGGGAGAAACATTGTTCAGAATCCACGCTAGCTGG
This window of the Candidatus Paceibacterota bacterium genome carries:
- a CDS encoding ParB/RepB/Spo0J family partition protein, with the translated sequence MSQFYNDSIFWVEVDKIKPNPYQPRKEFDPVALQALADSIKQYGVLQALVVTRKENFREDGLKVEYELIAGERRLRASRLAGLREVPVLIRAGEENDLMKLELAIIENVQREDLNAVERARAFKKLVDEFGFKHITIAQKIGKSREYVSNTLRLLSLPEEIQNAVSEGKITEGHTRPLLMLSDRPQEQSVLFKEVLYKKISVREAELIARKIAVERARVITPEMDPVVFEFEEKFSESLGTRVQIERKKTGGKLMIDFFSYDDLNAIFELLKNKKASSRNEMMERYEESEKSKVHKVESQNIEPKKEEEVDKIEIATTAEDDRTPEDIKKDDNTLIPNAASPGGRASLGKEDQDIYSVKNFSL
- a CDS encoding FAD-binding protein, coding for MTTEPDQPYKTSGNFSPHDFDQSDFGGIYRGVPKITESPTNIEELAKILKGYHDRDIAVKIRNTGHSTNGQTITNGVQISLSNIQNTYFDEEKMEVTVGAGVSWDLLY
- the miaA gene encoding tRNA (adenosine(37)-N6)-dimethylallyltransferase MiaA codes for the protein MQKILVILGPTASGKSEVAVELAKQFNGEIVSADSRQVYKGLDIGTGKITKKEMQGVPHYLLDVVSLKKQFSVSDYKKLADKAIDKILKKNKLPIICGGTGLYIDALLGKINIPEVPPNPKLRKQLESKPVAELFNILRNLDPERAGNIDAKNPRRLIRAIEIALAGPHSTSPSGRVSRGNTLKYNVLKIGIKIEEKNLKEKINKRIGGWMKKGLVKEVQNLHKGGLSWKRMEEIGLEYRLVALYLQNKITKEKLIDRIQIETWQYAKRQMTWFKRTVRQGGGDKKIIWLPPNISKMKSEVKKFIK